In Gossypium arboreum isolate Shixiya-1 chromosome 5, ASM2569848v2, whole genome shotgun sequence, a single genomic region encodes these proteins:
- the LOC108451533 gene encoding putative pentatricopeptide repeat-containing protein At1g12700, mitochondrial: MKHYAIVVSMYRQMELLGVSQDGYSLNTLINCYCQLGRIGFGFSILGKMLKLGVEPSAVTFSTLINGLCNRSKISEAVSIFDEMTKRGYQPNLIVYNIILKGLCKSGNTDKAIRFLRLMEDRDFETDIVTYSTVIDCLCKKGLLKEALDLFSEVKVKGIRPNTITLIHGMCNSGQQEEATRLLNEMVDNNMQFAMKE, translated from the coding sequence ATGAAACATTATGCCATTGTTGTTTCTATGTATAGACAGATGGAATTATTAGGCGTTTCCCAGGATGGTTATTCTTTGAACAccttgattaattgctattgtcAATTAGGTCGAAttggttttgggttttctatTTTGGGGAAAATGCTGAAGTTAGGTGTTGAGCCTAGTGCTGTAACTTTTTCAACTTTGATTAATGGACTTTGTAATCGAAGTAAGATTTCTGAAGCTGTTAGTATAtttgatgaaatgactaaaagaGGGTATCAACCTAATTTGATTGTTTACAATATAATACTTAAGGGGTTGTGTAAGAGTGGCAATACAGATAAAGCTATTAGGTTTCTAAGACTGATGGAAGATAGAGATTTTGAAACCGATATTGTAACATATAGCACAGTCATTGACTGCCTTTGTAAGAAGGGGCTATTAAAGGAGGCTCTCGATCTCTTCTCTGAAGTAAAGGTTAAAGGCATTAGACCAAATACCATTACCTTAATTCATGGTATGTGTAATTCGGGACAGCAAGAGGAGGCAACAAGGCTTTTGAATGAAATGGTTGATAACAATATGCAATTTGCAATGAAGGAATGA
- the LOC128279343 gene encoding pentatricopeptide repeat-containing protein At1g62930, chloroplastic-like produces MLKGLCKTGNTGRAVRFLRLMEDRGFEPNIVAYNTILDCLCKNGLFKEALDVFSEVKDKGIRPDIFTYNCLIHGMCNFGQQEEATRLLNEMQGIEPNVATYNKLVDAHCKEGMVSEAEDIVDAMIKRGIEPNVVTHNALINGHCLQNEMDKAGRLFNLMIEKGCAPNIVTYSTMINGYYKAKRLDEAMELFHEISQKGPIPNTVTYSTVETVDTMRKQGIEPNVVTYSTLVDAHCKEGMVSEAEDIVVAMIKRGIEPNVVTLNALINGHCLQNKMDKARRLFNLMIEKGFARDIVTYNTMINGYCKGKRLDEAMELFHEISRKGPILDTVTCNTLVQSMFQLGKVSTACELFRRMLASGQVPDRVTCLILLDGLCKTGHIEEALNLFQAMRNSGLELDIVPYNILIDGLCKAEHIEVAKELFHQLSDNGLKPNVYTYCVMINGLCKEGLPDEAYRLFGSMGDNDCLPNSCCYNVMIRGFLCNSYASKATQLLTEMVGKGFSADIFTATLFMDLIVHSNKSILL; encoded by the exons ATGCTTAAGGGGTTGTGTAAGACCGGTAATACTGGTAGAGCTGTTAGGTTTCTAAGGCTGATGGAAGACAGAGGTTTTGAACCTAATATTGTAGCATATAATACCATCCTTGACTGTCTTTGTAAGAACGGGTTGTTCAAGGAGGCTCTCGATGTCTTCTCCGAAGTGAAGGATAAAGGCATTAGACCAGATATCTTTACTTACAATTGCTTAATTCATGGTATGTGTAATTTCGGCCAGCAGGAGGAGGCAACAAGGCTTTTGAATGAAATG CAAGGCATTGAACCTAATGTTGCCACGTATAATAAATTGGTTGATGCACATTGCAAGGAAGGGATGGTCTCTGAAGCTGAGGATATCGTTGACGCAATGATAAAGCGAGGCATTGAGCCTAATGTTGTTACCCATAATGCATTAATCAACGGCCATTGCTTGCAGAACGAAATGGATAAAGCTGGAAGACTTTTCAACTTGATGATTGAGAAGGGTTGTGCACCTAATATAGTTACTTACAGCACCATGATCAATGGATATTACAAAGCGAAGAGGTTAGACGAAGCAATGGAACTCTTTCATGAAATATCTCAAAAGGGACCAATCCCGAATACTGTCACATACAGCACTGTAGAGACCGTTGACACAATGAGAAAGCAAGGCATTGAACCTAATGTTGTCACGTATAGTACATTGGTTGATGCGCATTGCAAGGAAGGGATGGTCTCTGAAGCTGAGGATATCGTTGTCGCAATGATAAAGCGAGGCATTGAGCCTAATGTTGTTACCCTTAATGCATTAATCAACGGCCATTGCTTGCAGAACAAAATGGATAAAGCTAGAAGACTTTTCAACTTGATGATTGAGAAGGGTTTTGCACGTGATATAGTTACTTACAACACCATGATAAATGGATATTGCAAAGGTAAAAGGTTAGACGAAGCAATGGAACTCTTTCATGAAATATCTCGAAAGGGACCAATCCTGGATACTGTCACATGCAACACTCTTGTGCAAAGTATGTTTCAGTTAGGTAAAGTTTCAACTGCTTGTGAACTTTTTAGAAGGATGCTTGCTTCTGGACAAGTTCCAGATAGAGTGACCTGTTTGATTTTGCTAGATGGTTTATGCAAAACAGGTCATATTGAAGAGGCATTGAATCTGTTTCAGGCAATGCGAAACAGTGGGTTGGAGCTTGATATTGTCCCATATAATATCCTAATTGATGGGTTGTGCAAAGCTGAGCATATCGAAGTTGCAAAGGAATTATTTCATCAACTATCAGACAATGGTTTAAAACCAAATGTTTACACATATTGTGTAATGATTAATGGACTGTGTAAAGAGGGATTGCCAGATGAAGCATACAGGTTGTTTGGGAGCATGGGAGATAATGACTGTTTGCCTAATAGCTGCTGTTATAATGTAATGATTCGGGGGTTCCTTTGCAATAGTTATGCCTCAAAAGCAACGCAACTTCTTACAGAAATGGTTGGGAAGGGCTTTTCTGCAGATATATTCACTGCCACCTTATTTATGGATCTCATTGTACACTCAAATAAATCAATCTTGCTCTGA
- the LOC108451535 gene encoding LOW QUALITY PROTEIN: pentatricopeptide repeat-containing protein At1g12300, mitochondrial-like (The sequence of the model RefSeq protein was modified relative to this genomic sequence to represent the inferred CDS: deleted 1 base in 1 codon) has product MKHYAIVVSMYRRIELLGVSHDVYSLSILINCFCQLGQIDFGFSVLGKMLKLGVEPDVVTFSTLINGFCIQDKIFEAVSIFDEMTERGIKPDLIVYSTMLKGLCKTGNTGRAVRFLRLMEDRGFEPNIVAYNTILDCLCKNGLLKEALDVFSEVKVKGPRPDIFTYTCLIHGMCNLGRQDGATRLLNEMVDNNISLNIVTYYILIDALCKEETISKAVEIVDTMRKQGIEPDVVTYSTLVDAHCKEGMVSEAEDFVDAMIKLGIEPDVVTHTALINGHCLQNEMDKARRVFNLMIEKGCAPDIVTYNTMINGYCKGKRLDEAMELFHEISRKGPILDIFIYNTLMQGMFQLGRASAACELFRKMLASGLVPDRVTCLILLDGLCKTGHIEEASNLFQAMQNSGLELDIVPYNILIDGLCKAGHIEVAKELFHQLSDNGLKPSVCTYRVMINGLCKTGLPDEAYRLFGIMGDDDCLADSYSYNVMIWGFLRNNYTSKATQLLTEMVSKGFSADIFTATLFIDLIVHSNKSILL; this is encoded by the exons ATGAAACATTATGCCATTGTTGTTTCTATGTATAGACGGATCGAATTATTGGGAGTTTCCCACGATGTTTATTCTTTGAGCATCTTGATTAATTGCTTTTGTCAATTAGGTCAAATTGATTTTGGGTTTTCTGTTTTGGGGAAAATGTTGAAGTTAGGCGTTGAACCTGATGTTGTAACTTTTTCGACTTTGATTAACGGATTCTGTATTCAGGATAAGATTTTTGAGGCTGTTAGTATATTCGATGAAATGACTGAAAGA GGTATCAAACCTGATTTGATTGTTTACAGTACAATGCTTAAGGGGTTGTGTAAGACCGGTAATACTGGTAGAGCTGTTAGGTTTCTAAGGCTGATGGAAGACAGAGGTTTTGAACCTAATATTGTAGCATATAATACCATCCTTGACTGTCTTTGTAAGAACGGGTTGTTGAAGGAGGCTCTCGATGTCTTCTCTGAAGTGAAGGTTAAAGGCCCTAGACCAGATATCTTTACTTACACTTGCTTAATTCATGGTATGTGTAATTTGGGCAGGCAGGACGGGGCTACAAGGCTTTTGAATGAAATGGTGGACAACAATATTTCACTTAATATTGTCACATATTATATATTGATTGATGCACTTTGCAAGGAAGAAACGATTTCTAAAGCTGTAGAGATTGTTGACACAATGAGAAAGCAAGGCATTGAGCCTGATGTTGTCACGTATAGTACATTGGTTGATGCGCATTGCAAGGAAGGGATGGTCTCTGAAGCTGAGGATTTTGTTGACGCAATGATAAAGCTAGGCATTGAGCCTGATGTTGTTACCCATACTGCATTAATCAACGGCCATTGCTTGCAGAACGAAATGGACAAAGCTAGAAGAGTTTTCAACTTGATGATTGAGAAGGGTTGTGCACCTGATATAGTTACTTACAACACCATGATAAATGGATATTGCAAAGGTAAAAGGTTAGACGAAGCAATGGAACTCTTTCATGAAATATCTCGAAAGGGACCAATCCTGGATATTTTTATATACAACACTCTCATGCAGGGTATGTTTCAATTAGGGAGAGCTTCAGCTGCATGTGAACTGTTTAGAAAGATGCTTGCTTCTGGACTAGTTCCAGATAGAGTGACCTGTTTGATTTTGCTAGATGGTTTATGTAAAACAGGTCATATTGAAGAGGCATCGAATCTATTCCAAGCAATGCAAAACAGTGGGTTGGAACTTGATATTGTCCCATATAATATCCTAATTGATGGGTTGTGCAAAGCTGGGCATATCGAAGTTGCCAAGGAATTATTTCATCAACTCTCAGACAATGGTTTAAAACCAAGTGTTTGCACATATCGtgtaatgattaatggactatgTAAGACGGGATTGCCAGATGAAGCATACAGGTTGTTTGGGATCATGGGAGATGATGATTGTTTGGCTGATAGCTACAGTTACAATGTAATGATTTGGGGGTTCCTTCGCAACAACTATACCTCAAAGGCAACACAACTTCTTACGGAAATGGTTAGTAAGGGCTTTTCTGCAGATATATTCACTGCCACCTtatttatagatctcattgtACACTCTAATAAATCAATCTTGCTCTGA